In a genomic window of Pseudoliparis swirei isolate HS2019 ecotype Mariana Trench chromosome 20, NWPU_hadal_v1, whole genome shotgun sequence:
- the picalmb gene encoding phosphatidylinositol binding clathrin assembly protein b isoform X3 translates to MSGQSITDRITAAQHSVTGCAVSKTVCKATTHEVMGPKKKHLDYLIHCTNEMNVNIPQLADSLFERTTNTSWVVVFKSLITTHHLMVYGNERFIQYLASRNTLFNLSNFLDKTGLQGYDMSTFIRRYSRYLNEKAVSYRQVAFDFTKVKRGVDGVMRTMNTEKLLKTIPIIQNQMDALLDFNVNANELTNGVINAAFMLLFKDSIRLFAAYNEGIINLLEKYFDMKKIQCKEALDIYKKFLTRMTRISEFLKVAEQVGIDRGDIPDLSQAPSSLLEALEQHLASLEGKKVKDSTAASRASTLSNAVSSLASTGMSFTKVDEREKQAALEEEQARLKALKEQRLKELSKRPSFAATDTSPISTTGGTISTAPSIDLFSTPSCSNGAVKMESDLFDLQSTFQPSVQSGSTGPAVATAWADPFTSAEAGDESMPNLNPFLSNPVVDATHLPAVSSDGVSFSSRTSGHEMFGDRYNPFIDTNSSVSTNYKRTVRIEHSISDSFCGPVSIAQHLPHQAPFPTEPSTVAGLFRGYSTPQGPPPQSAGGLQVDFESVFGANAAGGNSLNSDDISGGILKPTLLGSNLASGQLPDKLVSDDLDSSLANLVGNLGIGNGTMKNDMHWSQPGEKRMTGGTNWQLKAAPSTTWNPVSMPSSVMAFPATTPTGMMGYGMPPPMGMMNPPTMMYSQPAMRPPNPFGSVSSAQPSAASSPSSQSPLRAPGQDPFAHLSLKDFL, encoded by the exons ATGTCGGGGCAGAGCATTACCGACCGGATAACTGCAGCCCAGCACAGTGTAACGGGATGCGCCGTGTCGAAAACAGTATGCAAGGCCACCACTCACGAAGTAATGGGCCCGAAGAAGAAACATTTGGACT ATTTGATCCATTGCACCAACGAGATGAACGTGAACATTCCCCAACTGGCTGACTCGCTGTTCGAGAGGACCACCAACACCAGCTGGGTGGTTGTGTTTAAGTCGCTTATCACCACACACCACCTCATGGTCTACGGCAACGAG CGTTTTATTCAGTACTTGGCTTCAAGGAACACACTATTCAACCTCAGTAATTTTTTGGACAAAACTGGGTTACAAG GTTATGACATGTCCACATTCATCAGGAGGTATAGTCGATACCTCAACGAGAAAGCCGTTTCGTACAGACAGGTTGCATTTGACTTCACGAAAGTTAAACGCGG AGTGGACGGCGTAATGAGGACCATGAATACAGAGAAGCTGCTCAAGACAATCCCCATTATTCAGAACCAGATGGACGCACTCCTCGATTTCAAT GTCAATGCCAACGAGTTGACTAATGGAGTCATCAATGCAGccttcatgctcctcttcaAAGACTCCATTCGGCTCTTTGCTGCCTATAACGAAGGCATTATCAACCTGCTTG AGAAATACTTTGACATGAAAAAGATTCAGTGTAAAGAAGCTTTGGACATTTACAAGAAGTTTCTCACCCGAATGACCCGGATATCAGAGTTCCTCAAAGTCGCAGAG CAGGTGGGCATCGATCGAGGAGACATTCCAGATCTATCGCAG GCTCCCAGTAGCCTTCTAGAAGCTCTGGAGCAGCACTTGGCCTCCTTAGAGGGCAAAAAGGTCAAGGACTCAACTGCAGCCAGCAG GGCCAGCACTCTGTCAAATGCAGTGTCATCACTCGCCAGCACGGGGATGTCTTTTACCAAAGTGGATGAGCGGGAGAAGCAGGCAGCTCTGGAAGAGGAACAGGCTCGACTCAAAGCGCTGAAG GAACAGAGGCTCAAAGAGCTGTCGAAGAGACCCTCCTTCGCTGCCACTGATACATCGCCGATCTCCACCACAGGTGGCACTATCAGCACGGCACCATCCATCGACCTCTTCTCGACACCCAGCTGCTCTAACGG TGCAGTGAAGATGGAGAGTGACCTTTTTGACCTGCAGTCAACTTTCCAGCCCTCCGTGCAATCCGGCTCAACAGGGCCTGCAGTGGCAACAGCGTGGGCAG ATCCTTTCACCTCTGCTGAAGCTGGAgatgaatccatgccaaacctTAACCCTTTCCTCTCAAATCCCGTTGTCGATGCCACTCACTTACCCGCCGTGTCTTCAGACGGCGTTAGCTTTTCCTCTAGGACATCTGGTCATGAAATGTTTGGTG ATCGTTACAATCCCTTTATTGACACAAACTCATCCGTTTCAACCAATTACAAACGCACAGTGCGGATAGAACACTCCATCTCAG ACTCCTTCTGTGGTCCAGTGTCCATTGCCCAGCACCTCCCACACCAGGCTCCATTCCCCACTGAGCCCTCTACTGTAGCAGGTCTATTCAGAG GGTACTCGACGCCACAGGGCCCTCCACCACAGTCAGCAGGTGGACTCCAAGTGGACTTTGAATCCGTCTTTGGAGCCAACGCAGCGGGCGGCAACAGCCTCAACTCTGATG atATTTCTGGGGGCATCTTGAAACCGACTCTTCTCGGCTCCAACCTGGCGTCTGGTCAGCTGCCAGACAAGCTGGTGTCAGATGACCTCGACTCCTCCCTGGCCAACCTTGTCGGCA ACCTCGGCATTGGGAATGGTACTATGAAAAA TGACATGCACTGGAGCCAGCCGGGGGAGAAGAGGATGACCGGCGGCACCAACTGGCAGCTCAAAGCGGCGCCGAGCACCACCTGGAACcccgtttccatg CCATCGTCAGTCATGGCCTTCCCTGCTACCACACCCACTGGCATGATGGGATATGGCATG CCTCCGCCCATGGGCATGATGAACCCGCCCACCATGATGTACTCCCAGCCTGCGATGAGGCCTCCCAACCCCTTTGGCTCCGTGTCGAGTGCTCAG CCCTCCGCTGCCTCTAGTCCTTCCAGCCAGAGTCCTCTCCGAGCCCCTGGACAGGACCCGTTTGCACACCTCTCTCTCAAGGATTTCTTGTAG
- the picalmb gene encoding phosphatidylinositol binding clathrin assembly protein b isoform X5 produces MSGQSITDRITAAQHSVTGCAVSKTVCKATTHEVMGPKKKHLDYLIHCTNEMNVNIPQLADSLFERTTNTSWVVVFKSLITTHHLMVYGNERFIQYLASRNTLFNLSNFLDKTGLQGYDMSTFIRRYSRYLNEKAVSYRQVAFDFTKVKRGVDGVMRTMNTEKLLKTIPIIQNQMDALLDFNVNANELTNGVINAAFMLLFKDSIRLFAAYNEGIINLLEKYFDMKKIQCKEALDIYKKFLTRMTRISEFLKVAEQVGIDRGDIPDLSQFTVCAPSSLLEALEQHLASLEGKKVKDSTAASRASTLSNAVSSLASTGMSFTKVDEREKQAALEEEQARLKALKEQRLKELSKRPSFAATDTSPISTTGGTISTAPSIDLFSTPSCSNGAVKMESDLFDLQSTFQPSVQSGSTGPAVATAWADPFTSAEAGDESMPNLNPFLSNPVVDATHLPAVSSDGVSFSSRTSGHEMFGDRYNPFIDTNSSVSTNYKRTVRIEHSISDSFCGPVSIAQHLPHQAPFPTEPSTVAGLFRGYSTPQGPPPQSAGGLQVDFESVFGANAAGGNSLNSDDISGGILKPTLLGSNLASGQLPDKLVSDDLDSSLANLVGNLGIGNGTMKNDMHWSQPGEKRMTGGTNWQLKAAPSTTWNPVSMPSSVMAFPATTPTGMMGYGMPPPMGMMNPPTMMYSQPAMRPPNPFGSVSSAQMQFM; encoded by the exons ATGTCGGGGCAGAGCATTACCGACCGGATAACTGCAGCCCAGCACAGTGTAACGGGATGCGCCGTGTCGAAAACAGTATGCAAGGCCACCACTCACGAAGTAATGGGCCCGAAGAAGAAACATTTGGACT ATTTGATCCATTGCACCAACGAGATGAACGTGAACATTCCCCAACTGGCTGACTCGCTGTTCGAGAGGACCACCAACACCAGCTGGGTGGTTGTGTTTAAGTCGCTTATCACCACACACCACCTCATGGTCTACGGCAACGAG CGTTTTATTCAGTACTTGGCTTCAAGGAACACACTATTCAACCTCAGTAATTTTTTGGACAAAACTGGGTTACAAG GTTATGACATGTCCACATTCATCAGGAGGTATAGTCGATACCTCAACGAGAAAGCCGTTTCGTACAGACAGGTTGCATTTGACTTCACGAAAGTTAAACGCGG AGTGGACGGCGTAATGAGGACCATGAATACAGAGAAGCTGCTCAAGACAATCCCCATTATTCAGAACCAGATGGACGCACTCCTCGATTTCAAT GTCAATGCCAACGAGTTGACTAATGGAGTCATCAATGCAGccttcatgctcctcttcaAAGACTCCATTCGGCTCTTTGCTGCCTATAACGAAGGCATTATCAACCTGCTTG AGAAATACTTTGACATGAAAAAGATTCAGTGTAAAGAAGCTTTGGACATTTACAAGAAGTTTCTCACCCGAATGACCCGGATATCAGAGTTCCTCAAAGTCGCAGAG CAGGTGGGCATCGATCGAGGAGACATTCCAGATCTATCGCAG TTCACAGTTTGT GCTCCCAGTAGCCTTCTAGAAGCTCTGGAGCAGCACTTGGCCTCCTTAGAGGGCAAAAAGGTCAAGGACTCAACTGCAGCCAGCAG GGCCAGCACTCTGTCAAATGCAGTGTCATCACTCGCCAGCACGGGGATGTCTTTTACCAAAGTGGATGAGCGGGAGAAGCAGGCAGCTCTGGAAGAGGAACAGGCTCGACTCAAAGCGCTGAAG GAACAGAGGCTCAAAGAGCTGTCGAAGAGACCCTCCTTCGCTGCCACTGATACATCGCCGATCTCCACCACAGGTGGCACTATCAGCACGGCACCATCCATCGACCTCTTCTCGACACCCAGCTGCTCTAACGG TGCAGTGAAGATGGAGAGTGACCTTTTTGACCTGCAGTCAACTTTCCAGCCCTCCGTGCAATCCGGCTCAACAGGGCCTGCAGTGGCAACAGCGTGGGCAG ATCCTTTCACCTCTGCTGAAGCTGGAgatgaatccatgccaaacctTAACCCTTTCCTCTCAAATCCCGTTGTCGATGCCACTCACTTACCCGCCGTGTCTTCAGACGGCGTTAGCTTTTCCTCTAGGACATCTGGTCATGAAATGTTTGGTG ATCGTTACAATCCCTTTATTGACACAAACTCATCCGTTTCAACCAATTACAAACGCACAGTGCGGATAGAACACTCCATCTCAG ACTCCTTCTGTGGTCCAGTGTCCATTGCCCAGCACCTCCCACACCAGGCTCCATTCCCCACTGAGCCCTCTACTGTAGCAGGTCTATTCAGAG GGTACTCGACGCCACAGGGCCCTCCACCACAGTCAGCAGGTGGACTCCAAGTGGACTTTGAATCCGTCTTTGGAGCCAACGCAGCGGGCGGCAACAGCCTCAACTCTGATG atATTTCTGGGGGCATCTTGAAACCGACTCTTCTCGGCTCCAACCTGGCGTCTGGTCAGCTGCCAGACAAGCTGGTGTCAGATGACCTCGACTCCTCCCTGGCCAACCTTGTCGGCA ACCTCGGCATTGGGAATGGTACTATGAAAAA TGACATGCACTGGAGCCAGCCGGGGGAGAAGAGGATGACCGGCGGCACCAACTGGCAGCTCAAAGCGGCGCCGAGCACCACCTGGAACcccgtttccatg CCATCGTCAGTCATGGCCTTCCCTGCTACCACACCCACTGGCATGATGGGATATGGCATG CCTCCGCCCATGGGCATGATGAACCCGCCCACCATGATGTACTCCCAGCCTGCGATGAGGCCTCCCAACCCCTTTGGCTCCGTGTCGAGTGCTCAG ATGCAGTTCATGTAA
- the picalmb gene encoding phosphatidylinositol binding clathrin assembly protein b isoform X9, with the protein MSGQSITDRITAAQHSVTGCAVSKTVCKATTHEVMGPKKKHLDYLIHCTNEMNVNIPQLADSLFERTTNTSWVVVFKSLITTHHLMVYGNERFIQYLASRNTLFNLSNFLDKTGLQGYDMSTFIRRYSRYLNEKAVSYRQVAFDFTKVKRGVDGVMRTMNTEKLLKTIPIIQNQMDALLDFNVNANELTNGVINAAFMLLFKDSIRLFAAYNEGIINLLEKYFDMKKIQCKEALDIYKKFLTRMTRISEFLKVAEQVGIDRGDIPDLSQFTVCAPSSLLEALEQHLASLEGKKVKDSTAASRASTLSNAVSSLASTGMSFTKVDEREKQAALEEEQARLKALKEQRLKELSKRPSFAATDTSPISTTGGTISTAPSIDLFSTPSCSNGAVKMESDLFDLQSTFQPSVQSGSTGPAVATAWAEGYSTPQGPPPQSAGGLQVDFESVFGANAAGGNSLNSDDISGGILKPTLLGSNLASGQLPDKLVSDDLDSSLANLVGNLGIGNGTMKNDMHWSQPGEKRMTGGTNWQLKAAPSTTWNPVSMPSSVMAFPATTPTGMMGYGMPPPMGMMNPPTMMYSQPAMRPPNPFGSVSSAQPSAASSPSSQSPLRAPGQDPFAHLSLKDFL; encoded by the exons ATGTCGGGGCAGAGCATTACCGACCGGATAACTGCAGCCCAGCACAGTGTAACGGGATGCGCCGTGTCGAAAACAGTATGCAAGGCCACCACTCACGAAGTAATGGGCCCGAAGAAGAAACATTTGGACT ATTTGATCCATTGCACCAACGAGATGAACGTGAACATTCCCCAACTGGCTGACTCGCTGTTCGAGAGGACCACCAACACCAGCTGGGTGGTTGTGTTTAAGTCGCTTATCACCACACACCACCTCATGGTCTACGGCAACGAG CGTTTTATTCAGTACTTGGCTTCAAGGAACACACTATTCAACCTCAGTAATTTTTTGGACAAAACTGGGTTACAAG GTTATGACATGTCCACATTCATCAGGAGGTATAGTCGATACCTCAACGAGAAAGCCGTTTCGTACAGACAGGTTGCATTTGACTTCACGAAAGTTAAACGCGG AGTGGACGGCGTAATGAGGACCATGAATACAGAGAAGCTGCTCAAGACAATCCCCATTATTCAGAACCAGATGGACGCACTCCTCGATTTCAAT GTCAATGCCAACGAGTTGACTAATGGAGTCATCAATGCAGccttcatgctcctcttcaAAGACTCCATTCGGCTCTTTGCTGCCTATAACGAAGGCATTATCAACCTGCTTG AGAAATACTTTGACATGAAAAAGATTCAGTGTAAAGAAGCTTTGGACATTTACAAGAAGTTTCTCACCCGAATGACCCGGATATCAGAGTTCCTCAAAGTCGCAGAG CAGGTGGGCATCGATCGAGGAGACATTCCAGATCTATCGCAG TTCACAGTTTGT GCTCCCAGTAGCCTTCTAGAAGCTCTGGAGCAGCACTTGGCCTCCTTAGAGGGCAAAAAGGTCAAGGACTCAACTGCAGCCAGCAG GGCCAGCACTCTGTCAAATGCAGTGTCATCACTCGCCAGCACGGGGATGTCTTTTACCAAAGTGGATGAGCGGGAGAAGCAGGCAGCTCTGGAAGAGGAACAGGCTCGACTCAAAGCGCTGAAG GAACAGAGGCTCAAAGAGCTGTCGAAGAGACCCTCCTTCGCTGCCACTGATACATCGCCGATCTCCACCACAGGTGGCACTATCAGCACGGCACCATCCATCGACCTCTTCTCGACACCCAGCTGCTCTAACGG TGCAGTGAAGATGGAGAGTGACCTTTTTGACCTGCAGTCAACTTTCCAGCCCTCCGTGCAATCCGGCTCAACAGGGCCTGCAGTGGCAACAGCGTGGGCAG AAGGGTACTCGACGCCACAGGGCCCTCCACCACAGTCAGCAGGTGGACTCCAAGTGGACTTTGAATCCGTCTTTGGAGCCAACGCAGCGGGCGGCAACAGCCTCAACTCTGATG atATTTCTGGGGGCATCTTGAAACCGACTCTTCTCGGCTCCAACCTGGCGTCTGGTCAGCTGCCAGACAAGCTGGTGTCAGATGACCTCGACTCCTCCCTGGCCAACCTTGTCGGCA ACCTCGGCATTGGGAATGGTACTATGAAAAA TGACATGCACTGGAGCCAGCCGGGGGAGAAGAGGATGACCGGCGGCACCAACTGGCAGCTCAAAGCGGCGCCGAGCACCACCTGGAACcccgtttccatg CCATCGTCAGTCATGGCCTTCCCTGCTACCACACCCACTGGCATGATGGGATATGGCATG CCTCCGCCCATGGGCATGATGAACCCGCCCACCATGATGTACTCCCAGCCTGCGATGAGGCCTCCCAACCCCTTTGGCTCCGTGTCGAGTGCTCAG CCCTCCGCTGCCTCTAGTCCTTCCAGCCAGAGTCCTCTCCGAGCCCCTGGACAGGACCCGTTTGCACACCTCTCTCTCAAGGATTTCTTGTAG
- the picalmb gene encoding phosphatidylinositol binding clathrin assembly protein b isoform X1, protein MSGQSITDRITAAQHSVTGCAVSKTVCKATTHEVMGPKKKHLDYLIHCTNEMNVNIPQLADSLFERTTNTSWVVVFKSLITTHHLMVYGNERFIQYLASRNTLFNLSNFLDKTGLQGYDMSTFIRRYSRYLNEKAVSYRQVAFDFTKVKRGVDGVMRTMNTEKLLKTIPIIQNQMDALLDFNVNANELTNGVINAAFMLLFKDSIRLFAAYNEGIINLLEKYFDMKKIQCKEALDIYKKFLTRMTRISEFLKVAEQVGIDRGDIPDLSQFTVCAPSSLLEALEQHLASLEGKKVKDSTAASRASTLSNAVSSLASTGMSFTKVDEREKQAALEEEQARLKALKEQRLKELSKRPSFAATDTSPISTTGGTISTAPSIDLFSTPSCSNGAVKMESDLFDLQSTFQPSVQSGSTGPAVATAWADPFTSAEAGDESMPNLNPFLSNPVVDATHLPAVSSDGVSFSSRTSGHEMFGDRYNPFIDTNSSVSTNYKRTVRIEHSISDSFCGPVSIAQHLPHQAPFPTEPSTVAGLFRGYSTPQGPPPQSAGGLQVDFESVFGANAAGGNSLNSDDISGGILKPTLLGSNLASGQLPDKLVSDDLDSSLANLVGNLGIGNGTMKNDMHWSQPGEKRMTGGTNWQLKAAPSTTWNPVSMPSSVMAFPATTPTGMMGYGMPPPMGMMNPPTMMYSQPAMRPPNPFGSVSSAQPSAASSPSSQSPLRAPGQDPFAHLSLKDFL, encoded by the exons ATGTCGGGGCAGAGCATTACCGACCGGATAACTGCAGCCCAGCACAGTGTAACGGGATGCGCCGTGTCGAAAACAGTATGCAAGGCCACCACTCACGAAGTAATGGGCCCGAAGAAGAAACATTTGGACT ATTTGATCCATTGCACCAACGAGATGAACGTGAACATTCCCCAACTGGCTGACTCGCTGTTCGAGAGGACCACCAACACCAGCTGGGTGGTTGTGTTTAAGTCGCTTATCACCACACACCACCTCATGGTCTACGGCAACGAG CGTTTTATTCAGTACTTGGCTTCAAGGAACACACTATTCAACCTCAGTAATTTTTTGGACAAAACTGGGTTACAAG GTTATGACATGTCCACATTCATCAGGAGGTATAGTCGATACCTCAACGAGAAAGCCGTTTCGTACAGACAGGTTGCATTTGACTTCACGAAAGTTAAACGCGG AGTGGACGGCGTAATGAGGACCATGAATACAGAGAAGCTGCTCAAGACAATCCCCATTATTCAGAACCAGATGGACGCACTCCTCGATTTCAAT GTCAATGCCAACGAGTTGACTAATGGAGTCATCAATGCAGccttcatgctcctcttcaAAGACTCCATTCGGCTCTTTGCTGCCTATAACGAAGGCATTATCAACCTGCTTG AGAAATACTTTGACATGAAAAAGATTCAGTGTAAAGAAGCTTTGGACATTTACAAGAAGTTTCTCACCCGAATGACCCGGATATCAGAGTTCCTCAAAGTCGCAGAG CAGGTGGGCATCGATCGAGGAGACATTCCAGATCTATCGCAG TTCACAGTTTGT GCTCCCAGTAGCCTTCTAGAAGCTCTGGAGCAGCACTTGGCCTCCTTAGAGGGCAAAAAGGTCAAGGACTCAACTGCAGCCAGCAG GGCCAGCACTCTGTCAAATGCAGTGTCATCACTCGCCAGCACGGGGATGTCTTTTACCAAAGTGGATGAGCGGGAGAAGCAGGCAGCTCTGGAAGAGGAACAGGCTCGACTCAAAGCGCTGAAG GAACAGAGGCTCAAAGAGCTGTCGAAGAGACCCTCCTTCGCTGCCACTGATACATCGCCGATCTCCACCACAGGTGGCACTATCAGCACGGCACCATCCATCGACCTCTTCTCGACACCCAGCTGCTCTAACGG TGCAGTGAAGATGGAGAGTGACCTTTTTGACCTGCAGTCAACTTTCCAGCCCTCCGTGCAATCCGGCTCAACAGGGCCTGCAGTGGCAACAGCGTGGGCAG ATCCTTTCACCTCTGCTGAAGCTGGAgatgaatccatgccaaacctTAACCCTTTCCTCTCAAATCCCGTTGTCGATGCCACTCACTTACCCGCCGTGTCTTCAGACGGCGTTAGCTTTTCCTCTAGGACATCTGGTCATGAAATGTTTGGTG ATCGTTACAATCCCTTTATTGACACAAACTCATCCGTTTCAACCAATTACAAACGCACAGTGCGGATAGAACACTCCATCTCAG ACTCCTTCTGTGGTCCAGTGTCCATTGCCCAGCACCTCCCACACCAGGCTCCATTCCCCACTGAGCCCTCTACTGTAGCAGGTCTATTCAGAG GGTACTCGACGCCACAGGGCCCTCCACCACAGTCAGCAGGTGGACTCCAAGTGGACTTTGAATCCGTCTTTGGAGCCAACGCAGCGGGCGGCAACAGCCTCAACTCTGATG atATTTCTGGGGGCATCTTGAAACCGACTCTTCTCGGCTCCAACCTGGCGTCTGGTCAGCTGCCAGACAAGCTGGTGTCAGATGACCTCGACTCCTCCCTGGCCAACCTTGTCGGCA ACCTCGGCATTGGGAATGGTACTATGAAAAA TGACATGCACTGGAGCCAGCCGGGGGAGAAGAGGATGACCGGCGGCACCAACTGGCAGCTCAAAGCGGCGCCGAGCACCACCTGGAACcccgtttccatg CCATCGTCAGTCATGGCCTTCCCTGCTACCACACCCACTGGCATGATGGGATATGGCATG CCTCCGCCCATGGGCATGATGAACCCGCCCACCATGATGTACTCCCAGCCTGCGATGAGGCCTCCCAACCCCTTTGGCTCCGTGTCGAGTGCTCAG CCCTCCGCTGCCTCTAGTCCTTCCAGCCAGAGTCCTCTCCGAGCCCCTGGACAGGACCCGTTTGCACACCTCTCTCTCAAGGATTTCTTGTAG
- the picalmb gene encoding phosphatidylinositol binding clathrin assembly protein b isoform X10 has protein sequence MSGQSITDRITAAQHSVTGCAVSKTVCKATTHEVMGPKKKHLDYLIHCTNEMNVNIPQLADSLFERTTNTSWVVVFKSLITTHHLMVYGNERFIQYLASRNTLFNLSNFLDKTGLQGYDMSTFIRRYSRYLNEKAVSYRQVAFDFTKVKRGVDGVMRTMNTEKLLKTIPIIQNQMDALLDFNVNANELTNGVINAAFMLLFKDSIRLFAAYNEGIINLLEKYFDMKKIQCKEALDIYKKFLTRMTRISEFLKVAEQVGIDRGDIPDLSQFTVCAPSSLLEALEQHLASLEGKKVKDSTAASRASTLSNAVSSLASTGMSFTKVDEREKQAALEEEQARLKALKEQRLKELSKRPSFAATDTSPISTTGGTISTAPSIDLFSTPSCSNGAVKMESDLFDLQSTFQPSVQSGSTGPAVATAWAGYSTPQGPPPQSAGGLQVDFESVFGANAAGGNSLNSDDISGGILKPTLLGSNLASGQLPDKLVSDDLDSSLANLVGNLGIGNGTMKNDMHWSQPGEKRMTGGTNWQLKAAPSTTWNPVSMPSSVMAFPATTPTGMMGYGMPPPMGMMNPPTMMYSQPAMRPPNPFGSVSSAQPSAASSPSSQSPLRAPGQDPFAHLSLKDFL, from the exons ATGTCGGGGCAGAGCATTACCGACCGGATAACTGCAGCCCAGCACAGTGTAACGGGATGCGCCGTGTCGAAAACAGTATGCAAGGCCACCACTCACGAAGTAATGGGCCCGAAGAAGAAACATTTGGACT ATTTGATCCATTGCACCAACGAGATGAACGTGAACATTCCCCAACTGGCTGACTCGCTGTTCGAGAGGACCACCAACACCAGCTGGGTGGTTGTGTTTAAGTCGCTTATCACCACACACCACCTCATGGTCTACGGCAACGAG CGTTTTATTCAGTACTTGGCTTCAAGGAACACACTATTCAACCTCAGTAATTTTTTGGACAAAACTGGGTTACAAG GTTATGACATGTCCACATTCATCAGGAGGTATAGTCGATACCTCAACGAGAAAGCCGTTTCGTACAGACAGGTTGCATTTGACTTCACGAAAGTTAAACGCGG AGTGGACGGCGTAATGAGGACCATGAATACAGAGAAGCTGCTCAAGACAATCCCCATTATTCAGAACCAGATGGACGCACTCCTCGATTTCAAT GTCAATGCCAACGAGTTGACTAATGGAGTCATCAATGCAGccttcatgctcctcttcaAAGACTCCATTCGGCTCTTTGCTGCCTATAACGAAGGCATTATCAACCTGCTTG AGAAATACTTTGACATGAAAAAGATTCAGTGTAAAGAAGCTTTGGACATTTACAAGAAGTTTCTCACCCGAATGACCCGGATATCAGAGTTCCTCAAAGTCGCAGAG CAGGTGGGCATCGATCGAGGAGACATTCCAGATCTATCGCAG TTCACAGTTTGT GCTCCCAGTAGCCTTCTAGAAGCTCTGGAGCAGCACTTGGCCTCCTTAGAGGGCAAAAAGGTCAAGGACTCAACTGCAGCCAGCAG GGCCAGCACTCTGTCAAATGCAGTGTCATCACTCGCCAGCACGGGGATGTCTTTTACCAAAGTGGATGAGCGGGAGAAGCAGGCAGCTCTGGAAGAGGAACAGGCTCGACTCAAAGCGCTGAAG GAACAGAGGCTCAAAGAGCTGTCGAAGAGACCCTCCTTCGCTGCCACTGATACATCGCCGATCTCCACCACAGGTGGCACTATCAGCACGGCACCATCCATCGACCTCTTCTCGACACCCAGCTGCTCTAACGG TGCAGTGAAGATGGAGAGTGACCTTTTTGACCTGCAGTCAACTTTCCAGCCCTCCGTGCAATCCGGCTCAACAGGGCCTGCAGTGGCAACAGCGTGGGCAG GGTACTCGACGCCACAGGGCCCTCCACCACAGTCAGCAGGTGGACTCCAAGTGGACTTTGAATCCGTCTTTGGAGCCAACGCAGCGGGCGGCAACAGCCTCAACTCTGATG atATTTCTGGGGGCATCTTGAAACCGACTCTTCTCGGCTCCAACCTGGCGTCTGGTCAGCTGCCAGACAAGCTGGTGTCAGATGACCTCGACTCCTCCCTGGCCAACCTTGTCGGCA ACCTCGGCATTGGGAATGGTACTATGAAAAA TGACATGCACTGGAGCCAGCCGGGGGAGAAGAGGATGACCGGCGGCACCAACTGGCAGCTCAAAGCGGCGCCGAGCACCACCTGGAACcccgtttccatg CCATCGTCAGTCATGGCCTTCCCTGCTACCACACCCACTGGCATGATGGGATATGGCATG CCTCCGCCCATGGGCATGATGAACCCGCCCACCATGATGTACTCCCAGCCTGCGATGAGGCCTCCCAACCCCTTTGGCTCCGTGTCGAGTGCTCAG CCCTCCGCTGCCTCTAGTCCTTCCAGCCAGAGTCCTCTCCGAGCCCCTGGACAGGACCCGTTTGCACACCTCTCTCTCAAGGATTTCTTGTAG